In Planctomycetia bacterium, one DNA window encodes the following:
- the arsS gene encoding arsenosugar biosynthesis radical SAM protein ArsS (Some members of this family are selenoproteins.), which yields MITQQTIPLTIVSERSFDHRVVKATGAPLRAAAISTIQVNVGLVCNLACRHCHVEASPKRTEQMDWATMRLVINAARLSGAQTIDITGGEPAMNPHFRSFVELARSEGFDVIVRTDLTIMLDEGYRDLPEFFRATGVHLIASLPCYLPDSVNRQRGARVYEKSVESIQALNAVGYGIDARLRLDLVYNPLGPSLPPEQAKLESEYRHELEQRFGIKFTKLYTITNMPIGRFLHDLQRDGRADEYERLLQERFNPQTLEPLMCRHQVHVSWDGTLHDCDFNYALGLATADGLPRHVRDFDPTRLQNRTIVTGGHCFGCTAGCGSSCGGALAGV from the coding sequence ATGATCACGCAGCAGACTATCCCGCTGACCATCGTCAGCGAAAGAAGCTTTGACCACCGCGTAGTCAAGGCAACTGGCGCTCCCTTGCGCGCGGCAGCGATCAGCACCATTCAGGTCAACGTGGGCCTGGTCTGCAATCTCGCGTGTCGGCATTGCCATGTTGAAGCATCTCCAAAGCGAACGGAACAGATGGACTGGGCCACGATGCGCCTGGTCATAAATGCCGCTCGACTCAGCGGGGCGCAAACCATTGATATCACCGGTGGTGAACCGGCAATGAACCCTCATTTTCGGAGCTTCGTGGAATTGGCGCGGTCGGAGGGGTTCGACGTGATCGTGCGAACCGATCTGACGATCATGCTCGACGAAGGATATCGCGACCTTCCGGAGTTTTTCCGGGCAACCGGCGTACACCTGATCGCATCGCTTCCGTGTTATCTTCCAGACAGCGTGAATCGGCAGCGCGGAGCGCGGGTTTACGAAAAGAGCGTCGAATCGATTCAGGCCCTGAACGCGGTCGGTTATGGCATCGACGCCCGCTTGCGGCTTGATCTCGTCTACAACCCGTTGGGCCCGTCGCTTCCGCCGGAACAAGCCAAGTTGGAGTCGGAGTACCGGCACGAGCTCGAACAGCGGTTCGGAATCAAGTTTACGAAGCTTTACACAATCACCAACATGCCGATCGGGCGATTCCTGCACGACCTCCAGCGCGACGGTCGCGCCGATGAATACGAGCGACTGCTGCAAGAACGCTTCAATCCGCAGACACTCGAACCACTCATGTGCCGTCACCAGGTACACGTGAGTTGGGACGGCACCCTGCATGATTGCGATTTCAACTACGCACTCGGCTTGGCGACGGCGGACGGACTTCCGCGGCATGTTCGCGACTTCGATCCCACGAGGCTTCAAAATCGGACCATCGTTACGGGCGGACATTGCTTCGGCTGCACGGCTGGATGCGGGTCGTCGTGCGGCGGAGCGCTCGCGGGCGTTTGA
- a CDS encoding aquaporin, protein MKSTSKTVLGAICLGEFIGTFLLVLFGTATVAVAVLFNAHVGLLQVAVVWGIGVTLAIYATRHLSCAHLNPAVSLGMVLAGRMNLRLLPWYWLAQLAGGIAAGATVLLLFGSAIGDFEHARGIVRGAPGSVQTAMIFGEYFPHPGLAASGLGATISIAILAEALGTFLLVTMVFSLTEGCNVGRPADGLAPVFIGATVAAIISILAPLTQAGLNPARDFGPRLVAFLAGWDGVAIPGPRGGFFLVYVAAPLVGGALSAIGFRYGLQPLMDSRTTAVTGACSNGEIDMSNSADLPQIAVAAQHNQPSEGNVTVACNLVKARFGGM, encoded by the coding sequence GTGAAGTCCACCAGCAAAACCGTTCTCGGCGCCATATGCCTGGGCGAGTTCATTGGCACATTTCTATTGGTTCTTTTCGGGACGGCGACGGTTGCGGTCGCAGTGCTCTTCAACGCACATGTCGGCCTGCTGCAAGTGGCCGTAGTTTGGGGCATTGGGGTGACGCTCGCCATTTACGCGACGCGACACCTGTCGTGCGCGCACTTGAATCCCGCGGTCTCATTGGGGATGGTGCTAGCCGGCCGGATGAACCTGCGCCTCCTGCCGTGGTATTGGCTCGCGCAACTCGCTGGCGGCATCGCTGCCGGAGCGACGGTGCTGCTGCTGTTTGGCAGCGCGATTGGTGATTTTGAACATGCCCGCGGGATCGTGCGGGGCGCGCCTGGGTCGGTACAAACGGCCATGATTTTCGGCGAGTACTTCCCTCATCCGGGACTCGCGGCGTCAGGCCTGGGCGCGACGATTAGCATCGCGATCCTGGCTGAGGCTCTGGGGACATTTCTGCTCGTCACGATGGTCTTCTCCTTGACGGAGGGCTGCAATGTAGGCCGACCGGCCGATGGGCTCGCCCCCGTGTTCATCGGCGCGACCGTAGCGGCCATTATCTCGATTCTCGCGCCGCTAACACAGGCGGGACTCAACCCGGCCCGCGACTTCGGCCCACGGTTGGTCGCCTTTCTTGCAGGGTGGGATGGCGTTGCCATCCCTGGTCCGCGAGGTGGATTCTTCCTTGTGTATGTCGCTGCTCCGCTTGTCGGCGGCGCGTTGTCTGCCATCGGCTTCCGCTACGGCCTGCAACCCCTGATGGACAGTCGAACGACCGCGGTGACCGGCGCGTGCAGTAACGGCGAAATCGACATGTCCAACTCCGCGGATCTCCCGCAGATTGCTGTTGCGGCGCAACACAACCAACCATCTGAAGGAAACGTGACGGTCGCATGTAACCTGGTCAAGGCCCGCTTCGGAGGCATGTAA
- a CDS encoding methyltransferase domain-containing protein, which produces MIASTPLHSSVREYYGRILRNTTCLKTDACCSADGLPAHIKAIVGQLAPEIVERFYGCGSPIPPAIEGHTVLDLGCGTGRDAFICAKLVGPRGRVIGLDMTAEQLSVAQANEESQAAAFGFATPNTRFVQGYMESLQDVGIEDESVDVVISNCVLNLSPDKERVFSEIFRVLKPGGELFFSDIFADRRLSKDWREDQVLLGECLAGAMYVEDFRRLLLSMGVPDYRVVARRPVAIDNEDVQAKIGMARFESMTIRAFKIASLEDKCEDFGQVATYLGTIAHCPHSFVLDDHHEFITGKPMLVCGNTAAMLAETRFSAHFRVQGDRSHHFGLFPCGPAESGAAGSASIAGGCC; this is translated from the coding sequence ATGATCGCGTCAACTCCGTTGCATTCATCGGTTCGCGAATACTATGGGCGCATTCTTCGCAATACCACATGCTTGAAGACGGATGCTTGCTGTTCCGCAGACGGCCTGCCGGCGCACATCAAGGCGATTGTCGGGCAACTTGCTCCCGAGATCGTCGAGCGATTCTACGGCTGCGGCTCGCCCATTCCACCGGCGATTGAGGGCCACACGGTACTTGATCTCGGCTGCGGCACCGGTCGCGATGCGTTCATCTGCGCCAAACTCGTTGGCCCGCGCGGAAGGGTCATCGGCCTTGACATGACTGCTGAACAGTTGAGCGTGGCTCAAGCGAACGAGGAGTCACAGGCCGCCGCCTTCGGCTTTGCCACACCGAACACACGGTTTGTTCAGGGATACATGGAATCGCTTCAAGATGTCGGCATCGAGGATGAATCCGTAGACGTTGTGATTTCAAATTGTGTCTTGAATTTATCTCCCGACAAGGAACGCGTTTTCTCCGAGATTTTTCGAGTGCTCAAGCCGGGCGGCGAGTTGTTTTTCTCGGATATCTTTGCGGACCGAAGGCTCTCGAAGGATTGGCGTGAAGATCAGGTCCTGCTGGGCGAGTGCCTGGCGGGCGCGATGTACGTCGAAGATTTTCGCCGCCTGCTCCTTTCGATGGGCGTTCCCGATTATCGCGTGGTCGCCCGACGGCCGGTCGCTATCGACAATGAAGACGTTCAAGCAAAGATCGGAATGGCGCGGTTTGAGTCCATGACCATTCGAGCGTTCAAGATTGCGTCGCTGGAGGACAAGTGTGAAGACTTCGGTCAGGTCGCGACCTATCTTGGAACGATCGCGCATTGTCCGCACTCGTTTGTGCTGGATGATCATCACGAGTTTATCACCGGCAAGCCCATGCTGGTTTGCGGGAACACCGCGGCGATGCTCGCCGAGACCCGTTTTTCCGCACACTTTCGCGTGCAGGGGGATCGATCTCACCATTTCGGACTATTTCCATGCGGCCCGGCCGAATCGGGCGCGGCAGGATCTGCGTCCATCGCAGGAGGCTGCTGCTGA
- a CDS encoding cation transporter, producing MKPVTIESLVSEAARTRARRTDGFRFCSTPSCDVAYFQPDTGERFLRSDVRVRIGQKETGSPRPVCYCFGHTIEEVESEVAHTGTSRIPDEITEKCRQGLDRCEETNPQGACCLSNVRQALKNAQAKYGATTPQGRKSRMDTGTVVQFGALASAIAASACCWLPLLLIALGVSGGALASTFEAWRPVLLPVTLALLGLAFYFAYHAPRVASAGCETNCCATPETESCPEACCPPHNIKGFAFHKLNKPVLWVVTIFVLAFALFPNYVGYLLRGNDSFAARNDLEKIVVQIDGMTCEACAAGIAASLRMIPGVAAAEVSYEKGQAVIGVPSTNRIPPQVILKAIRKAGDYTGHFLDPEHMKP from the coding sequence GTGAAGCCGGTCACGATTGAGTCGCTCGTATCCGAAGCGGCACGGACCCGTGCGCGCCGCACCGACGGGTTCCGGTTCTGCTCTACGCCGTCATGCGATGTAGCCTATTTCCAACCGGACACCGGCGAGCGATTCTTACGCTCTGATGTGAGGGTTCGCATCGGGCAGAAGGAGACAGGGTCGCCGCGCCCGGTCTGCTATTGCTTTGGGCATACCATCGAGGAGGTCGAAAGCGAGGTCGCCCATACGGGGACTTCCCGCATTCCTGACGAGATCACTGAAAAATGCCGGCAGGGCCTTGACCGATGCGAGGAGACGAATCCGCAAGGCGCCTGTTGTCTGAGCAATGTGCGCCAGGCGTTGAAGAATGCCCAGGCCAAGTACGGCGCAACAACTCCCCAGGGCCGCAAGTCCCGGATGGACACCGGAACCGTGGTGCAGTTCGGCGCGCTCGCGTCGGCCATCGCCGCGTCCGCTTGTTGCTGGTTGCCGCTGCTCCTGATCGCCCTGGGAGTTTCCGGCGGGGCGCTCGCGAGCACGTTCGAGGCGTGGCGACCCGTGCTCCTGCCGGTGACGCTCGCGCTGCTCGGACTCGCCTTCTACTTCGCCTACCACGCGCCCCGTGTTGCTTCCGCTGGATGCGAAACGAACTGTTGCGCGACGCCGGAAACGGAATCCTGCCCGGAAGCCTGCTGCCCGCCTCACAATATCAAAGGTTTCGCGTTTCACAAACTCAACAAGCCCGTGCTCTGGGTCGTAACGATCTTTGTCCTGGCTTTCGCGTTATTCCCCAATTACGTGGGCTACCTCCTAAGAGGTAATGACAGCTTCGCAGCACGCAACGATCTCGAAAAGATTGTGGTGCAAATCGATGGCATGACGTGCGAGGCGTGCGCTGCGGGCATCGCGGCATCGCTTCGCATGATCCCCGGCGTGGCCGCGGCGGAGGTGAGCTACGAAAAAGGTCAGGCGGTAATCGGGGTGCCCAGTACGAATCGCATTCCCCCTCAAGTGATCCTGAAAGCGATCCGCAAGGCGGGAGACTACACCGGACACTTCTTGGACCCCGAACACATGAAGCCTTGA
- a CDS encoding heavy metal-responsive transcriptional regulator — translation MSAAQYTIGGLAKAAGVPTSTVRYYERRGLLRPETRSHGNYRLYGDEALARLRFVRSAQAAGFTLSDITVLLRFRDGDVDPCREVQDLIKIRAARVAEQVEQLQGVAGMLRRWLAACRRTERTGKCAVLEGLAAVNSGRCNKI, via the coding sequence ATGAGCGCGGCACAGTACACCATCGGCGGGCTGGCAAAGGCGGCGGGCGTTCCGACCTCGACCGTCCGCTACTACGAGCGGCGCGGGTTGCTCCGGCCAGAGACTCGCAGCCACGGCAACTACCGGCTGTATGGCGATGAAGCCCTGGCACGCCTGCGGTTCGTCCGCTCCGCCCAGGCCGCCGGCTTCACGCTGTCGGACATCACGGTGCTGCTGCGATTCCGCGACGGCGATGTTGATCCCTGCCGGGAAGTGCAAGACCTGATCAAGATCAGGGCGGCGCGTGTGGCCGAGCAGGTCGAGCAGCTTCAGGGGGTCGCAGGGATGCTGCGTCGATGGCTCGCGGCGTGCCGCCGGACGGAACGAACCGGCAAATGCGCTGTGTTAGAGGGGCTGGCGGCCGTGAATTCCGGGCGCTGCAATAAAATCTGA